A region of Thiohalobacter sp. DNA encodes the following proteins:
- the ispC gene encoding 1-deoxy-D-xylulose-5-phosphate reductoisomerase — protein sequence MADAGRASRGPRGITVLGATGSIGVSTLDVVARHPDRYRVRALTAHRDVEGLLAQCRRFRPELAVMADAGQAATLADALAGEGIDTRVAGGPEGLLEAAALPDAELVMAAIVGAAGLAPTLAAVRAGKRVLLANKEALVMSGALFMDEVRRHDAVLLPIDSEHNAVFQAMPAGFRPGRTPEGVRRVLLTASGGPFRDTPVEALARVTPDEACAHPNWDMGRKISVDSATMMNKGLEVIEACWLFGLPAEQVQVVLHPQSVIHSMVDYVDGSVVAQLGNPDMRTPIAHALAWPERIDSGVQPLDLVTVGRLDFEAPDPVRFPCLRLAYEAWAAGGTAPALLNAANEVAVAAFLDGMLDFPGIPGVIEDTLAALPPVTADSLDTVLAADREARERARDLVVARQRRSAS from the coding sequence GTGGCTGACGCGGGCAGGGCCTCCCGCGGGCCGCGCGGGATCACCGTCCTCGGTGCGACCGGTTCCATCGGCGTGAGCACCCTGGACGTGGTTGCCCGCCATCCCGATCGTTACCGGGTTCGTGCCTTGACTGCCCACCGCGATGTCGAGGGGTTGCTGGCCCAGTGCCGGCGCTTTCGTCCCGAGCTGGCGGTGATGGCCGATGCCGGTCAGGCCGCGACACTGGCCGACGCGCTGGCCGGAGAGGGTATCGATACCCGCGTGGCCGGCGGCCCCGAGGGTCTGCTGGAGGCGGCCGCGCTGCCGGATGCCGAACTGGTGATGGCTGCCATCGTGGGTGCGGCGGGTCTCGCGCCGACGCTGGCGGCGGTGCGTGCCGGCAAGCGCGTGCTGCTGGCTAACAAGGAGGCGCTGGTGATGTCCGGTGCCCTGTTCATGGACGAGGTCCGTCGCCACGATGCCGTGCTGTTGCCGATCGACAGCGAGCACAACGCGGTGTTTCAGGCCATGCCGGCGGGCTTTCGGCCCGGGCGCACGCCGGAAGGGGTGCGCCGGGTGCTGCTGACCGCCTCCGGCGGACCCTTCCGCGACACCCCGGTCGAGGCGCTGGCGCGCGTCACGCCCGATGAGGCCTGCGCGCATCCCAACTGGGACATGGGCCGCAAGATCTCGGTCGACTCGGCGACCATGATGAACAAGGGGCTGGAAGTCATCGAGGCCTGCTGGCTGTTCGGCCTGCCGGCGGAGCAGGTGCAGGTGGTGTTGCATCCGCAGAGCGTGATCCATTCCATGGTCGACTACGTCGACGGTTCGGTGGTGGCGCAGCTGGGCAATCCCGACATGCGTACGCCGATTGCGCACGCCCTGGCCTGGCCCGAGCGCATCGACTCCGGTGTGCAGCCACTGGACCTGGTGACGGTGGGGCGGCTGGACTTCGAGGCGCCGGACCCGGTGCGTTTTCCCTGCCTGCGACTGGCCTACGAGGCCTGGGCCGCGGGCGGCACGGCGCCGGCGCTGCTCAATGCGGCCAACGAGGTGGCCGTCGCGGCCTTTCTCGACGGGATGCTCGATTTTCCCGGCATTCCGGGTGTCATCGAGGACACGCTGGCTGCGCTCCCGCCGGTGACGGCGGACTCGCTCGATACGGTGCTGGCCGCCGACCGCGAGGCGCGCGAGCGGGCGC
- a CDS encoding phosphatidate cytidylyltransferase, producing MLRQRLLAALVLIPLVVWVVLWAPPPVFAVATALVVLGGIWEWTRLAALRGRVLRVGYLLAFAGLLGLGWLRLAEPDWAPGLLVLALAWWLLALAWILRPLAGQRQRGLKALLALLALPPAWVGLNLLHAAPQGPAWVMFLLVLIWVADSGAYFAGRAFGRHKLAPRVSPGKTWEGVAGGLIACALVGWLGGGWLGDAGLNRPGLVLLAVATGAISIVGDLFISLLKRQVGLKDTGHLIPGHGGVLDRIDSLLAATPAFVLGLEQVRG from the coding sequence GTGCTTAGGCAGCGCCTCCTCGCCGCCCTGGTGCTGATCCCGCTGGTGGTCTGGGTGGTGCTGTGGGCACCGCCGCCGGTGTTCGCAGTGGCGACCGCGCTGGTAGTGCTTGGCGGTATCTGGGAGTGGACGCGGCTGGCCGCCCTGCGCGGACGGGTTCTGCGCGTCGGCTATCTGCTGGCGTTCGCGGGTCTGCTGGGGCTGGGCTGGCTGCGCCTTGCAGAGCCCGACTGGGCGCCGGGGCTGCTGGTGCTGGCACTGGCGTGGTGGCTGCTGGCACTGGCCTGGATCCTGCGGCCGCTGGCCGGCCAGCGGCAGCGCGGACTGAAGGCGCTGCTGGCACTGCTGGCGCTGCCGCCGGCCTGGGTCGGCCTCAATCTGTTGCACGCCGCGCCCCAGGGGCCGGCCTGGGTCATGTTCCTGCTGGTGCTGATCTGGGTGGCGGACAGCGGCGCCTACTTTGCGGGTCGCGCATTCGGCCGTCACAAGCTGGCACCGCGGGTGAGCCCGGGCAAGACCTGGGAAGGTGTCGCCGGCGGGCTGATCGCCTGTGCCCTGGTCGGCTGGCTGGGCGGCGGCTGGCTGGGCGATGCCGGCCTCAACCGGCCCGGACTGGTGCTGCTGGCGGTGGCGACCGGGGCGATTTCCATCGTCGGCGACCTTTTCATCAGCCTGCTCAAGCGCCAGGTGGGCCTCAAGGACACGGGTCACCTGATTCCCGGGCATGGTGGCGTGCTGGACCGCATCGACAGCCTGCTGGCCGCAACACCCGCCTTCGTGCTGGGTCTGGAGCAGGTCCGTGGCTGA